One Thermodesulfobacteriota bacterium genomic window, TCCCCGGATGTTAGGAGACGTAGTAGTGTCGGTCGAGAGGGCCCGCGCCCAGGCGCAGGAGTACGGCGCGAGCCTCGATGAGGAGCTGGCGAGGCTGCTGGTCCACGGGACCCTGCACCTGCTTGGCTACGACCACGTAAACGGGGGCCGCCAGGCCGCGAAGATGAAGAGGAAGGAAGAAGAGTTGTTGGCCGGCCTTAAAGAGCGCGGCATGGTTTAATGGACGAGCGGCCCGAGATAGAAAAACC contains:
- the ybeY gene encoding rRNA maturation RNase YbeY, yielding MKVLVQDRTGKKLRPGKIKRVVEVVLEDSGSTEREVSVLLVDDPGIRELNSRWRNIDSPTDVLSFPMDDPRMLGDVVVSVERARAQAQEYGASLDEELARLLVHGTLHLLGYDHVNGGRQAAKMKRKEEELLAGLKERGMV